The following are from one region of the Syngnathus acus chromosome 10, fSynAcu1.2, whole genome shotgun sequence genome:
- the selenoh gene encoding selenoprotein H — translation MASGAGRRGSKRKIEDEEKKEKPAKTAKEEEVPELQDQRRVVIEHCKSURVYGRNAEGIKAALLAARPELTVVLNPEKPRRNSFEITLIDGDKETSLWTGIKKGPPRKLKFPDPDVVVSALQEAAVTD, via the exons ATGGCGTCTGGAGCAG GCCGCCGTGGGAGTAAGCGCAAAATTGAGGACgaggaaaagaaggaaaaacctGCCAAGACGGCGAAGGAAGAAGAGGTACCTGAGCTCCAAGACCAAAGAAGAGTGGTGATTGAACACTG TAAGAGCTGACGAGTGTATGGGCGTAATGCCGAGGGGATAAAAGCTGCCCTTTTGGCTGCACGCCCTGAACTGACTGTGGTCCTCAACCCTGAGAAGCCTCGCAGGAACAGCTTTGAGATCACGCTCATAGATGGAGACAAAG AAACATCTCTATGGACCGGAATAAAAAAGGGGCCACCTCGTAAGCTCAAATTTCCAGACCCTGATGTTGTAGTTTCTGCTTTACAGGAAGCTGCCGTTACTGACTAG